Proteins co-encoded in one Nicotiana sylvestris chromosome 7, ASM39365v2, whole genome shotgun sequence genomic window:
- the LOC138873747 gene encoding uncharacterized protein yields the protein MGKNKIDHTHPLFVHPSGTPGSVLIPIQLKGSENYGLWRRSMKIALQAKRKLGFVDDLLSGIVYASNARSVWEDLCERFDKVNRMRIYQLHRKIAIISQGTDSVSTFFTKLKELWGEFDAIVPSPNSGKDYAELLSQQRLLQFLGGLNDSYSQARRQILMKSTKPSLNQAYAMVIEDETQKGSSGHDL from the exons ATGGGGAAAAATAAGATTGATCACACACATCCTTTGTTCGTGCATCCATCTGGTACTCCAGGTTCAGTGTTAATTCCGATCCAGCTCAAAGGATCTGAGAATTATGGCCTATGGCGGAGATCGATGAAGATTGCACTTCAAGCTAAACGGAAGCTAGGGTTTGTTGATG ATCTACTCAGTGGGATAGTGTATGCATCAAATGCTCGATCTGTGTGGGAGGATCTTTGTGAGAGATTTGACAAGGTGAATCGCATGAGGATCTATCAGCTGCATAGGAAAATTGCAATAATATCCCAAGGTACCGACTCTGTATCTACATTCTTTACGAAATTGAAGGAACTATGGGGGGAATTTGATGCAATTGTGCCGTCTCCTAACTCTGGGAAAGACTATGCTGAGCTCTTAAGTCAACAAAGGTTGCTTCAGTTTTTGGGAGGTTTAAATGACTCGTATAGTCAGGCAAGACGCCAAATTCTTATGAAATCTACAAAGCCTAGTCTAAATCAAGCATATGCCATGGTCATCGAGGATGAGACTCAAAAAGGATCATCAGGGCACGATCTGTAG